A section of the Dehalococcoidia bacterium genome encodes:
- the rfbB gene encoding dTDP-glucose 4,6-dehydratase produces MKTILVTGGAGFIGSNFVRWLLRHHDYSVINFDKLTYAGNLDNLLDVRDDPRYRFVRGDICDAAAVEAAMAEADAVVNFAAETHVDRSLMDPGAFIQTDVYGVFVLLEAARKRGVERFLHISTDEVYGPRFPENPGRESDALTPANPYAASKAGGEMMCFAYHRTYGLPVLVTRSRNNIGPYQHPEKAVPLFVTNALDDQPLPVYGEGLQVRDRLYVEDNCEAIDLVLHHGAVGEAYNIGADNERPNIEVVEAILSMLEKPRSLIRFVEDRQGHDARYCIDTAKIRSLGWQPRHDFEAALGKTVAWYRENRWWWEKVKSGDYAAYYQRQYGERLSRARAAQ; encoded by the coding sequence ATGAAGACCATCCTCGTCACCGGCGGCGCCGGCTTCATCGGCTCGAACTTCGTGCGCTGGCTCCTGCGCCACCACGACTACAGCGTCATCAACTTCGACAAGCTGACCTATGCTGGCAACCTCGACAACCTGCTGGACGTGCGGGACGACCCCCGCTACCGCTTCGTGCGGGGCGACATCTGCGACGCGGCGGCGGTCGAGGCCGCGATGGCCGAGGCGGATGCGGTCGTGAACTTCGCCGCGGAGACGCACGTCGACCGCTCGCTCATGGACCCGGGCGCCTTCATCCAGACGGACGTCTACGGGGTCTTCGTCCTGTTGGAGGCGGCCCGCAAGCGCGGCGTCGAGCGCTTCCTGCACATCTCGACAGACGAGGTCTACGGCCCGCGCTTCCCCGAGAACCCGGGGCGGGAGTCGGACGCCCTGACGCCGGCGAACCCTTACGCCGCGAGCAAGGCCGGCGGCGAGATGATGTGCTTCGCCTATCACAGGACCTACGGCCTGCCAGTGCTGGTCACGCGCAGCCGGAACAACATCGGGCCGTACCAGCACCCGGAGAAGGCGGTGCCGCTCTTCGTCACGAACGCGCTGGACGACCAGCCGCTGCCGGTGTACGGCGAGGGCCTGCAAGTCCGCGACCGCCTCTACGTCGAAGACAACTGCGAGGCGATCGACCTGGTGTTGCACCATGGCGCGGTCGGCGAGGCCTACAACATCGGCGCTGACAACGAGCGGCCGAACATCGAGGTGGTCGAAGCGATCCTGTCGATGCTCGAGAAGCCGCGCTCGCTGATCCGCTTCGTCGAGGACCGCCAGGGCCACGACGCGCGCTACTGTATCGATACGGCTAAAATACGTTCCCTCGGCTGGCAACCGAGGCACGACTTCGAGGCGGCGCTCGGCAAGACCGTCGCCTGGTATCGCGAGAACCGCTGGTGGTGGGAAAAGGTGAAGTCGGGAGACTATGCTGCTTACTACCAGCGCCAGTACGGCGAACGCCTATCCCGAGCAAGGGCTGCCCAGTAA
- a CDS encoding glycosyltransferase family 2 protein translates to MLLTTSASTANAYPEQGLPSNWGLHEAFDPFPMATPTVAIVLVNYNGAAFIDEFASSLARVAYPEQRLFIIDNASTDGSREKLPRLFPQACIVNNETNVGLAPALNQALQRCLDGRTNYVLLLNTDTTHAPDFLDKLVAAANDRTIVVPKVLSYYDHGRINTHAGGFDWTRGTFRGTYDGRPDGPWTAARREIETASFCCMLIPATVFHDVGGMDERLAMYYEDTDFAARARAMGYRLLFEPSAVVYHREGGSGGGKESPFKHYYATRNRPYLVKKHSGRLRYAAFTAYFLTTRIARMALYALRGNLPLLRAQWLALRDYYGGRMGMTYTPAELSKVVGA, encoded by the coding sequence ATGCTGCTTACTACCAGCGCCAGTACGGCGAACGCCTATCCCGAGCAAGGGCTGCCCAGTAACTGGGGCCTGCACGAGGCGTTCGACCCCTTCCCCATGGCCACGCCTACCGTCGCGATAGTCCTGGTGAACTACAACGGGGCGGCGTTCATCGACGAATTCGCGTCGTCGCTGGCGCGCGTCGCTTATCCGGAGCAGCGCCTCTTTATCATCGACAACGCCTCGACCGACGGCTCCCGGGAGAAGCTGCCGCGGCTGTTCCCGCAGGCCTGCATCGTCAACAACGAGACGAACGTCGGCCTGGCGCCGGCGCTGAACCAGGCGCTGCAACGCTGCCTCGATGGGCGCACGAACTACGTCCTCCTCCTGAACACCGACACCACGCACGCGCCCGACTTCCTCGACAAGCTCGTCGCGGCGGCTAACGACCGCACGATCGTGGTGCCGAAGGTCCTCTCGTATTACGACCACGGCCGCATCAACACGCACGCCGGCGGCTTCGACTGGACGCGCGGCACCTTTCGCGGCACCTACGACGGCCGGCCCGACGGCCCCTGGACTGCAGCCCGGCGCGAGATAGAGACGGCGAGCTTCTGCTGCATGCTGATCCCCGCCACCGTCTTCCACGACGTAGGGGGCATGGACGAGCGGCTGGCGATGTACTACGAGGACACGGACTTCGCGGCCCGCGCCCGGGCCATGGGCTACCGCCTGTTGTTCGAGCCCTCGGCCGTCGTCTACCACCGCGAGGGCGGTTCCGGGGGCGGCAAGGAGTCGCCGTTCAAGCACTACTACGCCACCCGCAACCGGCCTTATCTGGTGAAGAAACACTCCGGCCGCCTGCGCTACGCTGCCTTCACCGCCTACTTCCTCACGACACGCATCGCGCGCATGGCGCTCTACGCCCTGCGCGGCAATCTCCCCCTCCTCCGCGCCCAGTGGCTCGCCCTCCGCGATTACTACGGCGGGCGCATGGGCATGACGTACACGCCCGCGGAGCTCTCGAAGGTAGTGGGGGCGTAG